In Primulina eburnea isolate SZY01 chromosome 14, ASM2296580v1, whole genome shotgun sequence, the following proteins share a genomic window:
- the LOC140812811 gene encoding protein MEI2-like 2 isoform X1 yields the protein MLHFNCLIEEVISMEKQLKNSVPGPKLPLSPTSSKEKYPWILSSGADVYHASSDASLFSTSLPVIRHETFKFSESEQSDLPNDDGFPSLSKVRMGDEDRDPLEDVEPNAIGSVLPGDEDELFAGLMDDFDLSGLPTQLEDLDDDFFESGGGLEIESESHESLLNGISRLSTSDVTSGISAAHYGLANGVGTVSGEHPFGEHPSRTLFVRNINSNVEDSELKALFEHFGDIRTLYTACKHRGFVMISYYDIRAARTAMRSLQNKPLRRRKLDIHFSIPKDNPSEKDVNQGTLVVFNLDASVSNDDLLQIFGAYGEIKEIRETPHKRHHKFIEFYDVRDADAALKGLNRIDIAGKRIKLEPSRPGGARRSLIQQLSQEPDQDEALGFLHHVGSPIANSPPGIWQNFGSPVDHNSFHAYSPTMSSLGSLSPGGSNHLPGLASILPSPDSNSAKIAPIGKDPRRVNQVITKSNTAQGSGYHHPFSVYDPKLSSSCDPVSSFGDSKLSSDGTLSGPQFLWGSPTITSENINSSPWSMSSLKGRPFPSSKQGIGFPYTSPHGSFVGSGHHVGSAPSGIQLDRHIGFFPESPEPSYINQSAFGVKNYGRNYGIHGVHLGSPVAMNRGISFAGNFTESGSPSSRMIPLSRNGRLYFENGSFGGMGTIVNDGLFDRARNRRAESGSQMDNKRQYQLDLEKIMNGEDTRTTLMIKNIPNKYTSKMLLTAIDETHKGTYDFLYLPIDFKNKCNVGYAFINMVSPSHIVTFYEVFNGKKWEKFNSEKIASLAYARIQGKAGLVSHFQNSSLMNEDKRCRPIIFQSEGQGTSDLDSYPSGNLNVFIRQPDGSYAGDSLDSPKDDSDEKLWHLKSVGEVADFQ from the exons ATGCTCCATTTTAACTGTTTAATTGAG GAAGTGATTTCAATGGAGAAACAGTTGAAAAATTCTGTTCCTG GTCCTAAACTTCCACTATCACCAACTTCTTCGAAAGAGAAATATCCATGGATTCTTTCCAGTGGGGCTGATGTATATCACGCATCTAGTGATGCTAGCTTGTTTTCTACCTCATTACCTGTCATACGACATGAGACAT TTAAATTTAGTGAATCCGAACAAAGTGACCTACCAAATGATGATGGCTTTCCTAGCCTTAGTAAAGTTCGTATGGGAGATGAAGATAGGGATCCACTTGAAGACGTTGAACCAAATGCAATAGGAAGCGTTCTTCCAGGTGATGAAGATGAACTTTTTGCCGGTCTCATGGATGATTTTGATCTTAGTGGGTTGCCGACTCAACTCGAGGATTTGGACGATGATTTCTTTGAAAGTGGAGGGGGTCTGGAAATAGAATCTGAAAGCCATGAAAGTTTACTCAATGGTATATCAAGGTTATCTACATCTGATGTTACCAGTGGAATCAGTGCTGCTCATTACGGGTTGGCGAATGGCGTGGGAACTGTAAGTGGTGAGCATCCATTTGGAGAGCACCCTTCAAGAACTTTATTTGTTCGAAATATCAACAGTAATGTCGAGGACTCTGAACTTAAGGCTCTGTTTGAG CACTTTGGAGATATCAGAACTCTCTATACTGCATGCAAGCACAGGGGATTTGTGATGATATCTTACTATGACATCAGAGCTGCTCGAACTGCAATGCGTTCATTACAAAACAAGCCCTTGAGACGAAGAAAACTCGATATTCATTTTTCAATTCCAAAG GATAACCCATCAGAAAAGGATGTGAACCAGGGAACTCTGGTTGTGTTCAATTTGGATGCATCTGTGTCCAATGATGATCTTCTCCAAATATTTGGAGCTTATGGGGAAATTAAGGAG ATAAGGGAAACACCACACAAACGACACCACAAGTTTATCGAGTTTTATGATGTTAGAGATGCGGATGCAGCTCTTAAGGGTTTAAATAGAATTGACATTGCTGGGAAGCGCATAAAACTTGAACCTAGCCGACCTGGTGGAGCTCGTCGAAG CTTAATTCAACAGCTGAGTCAAGAGCCGGATCAAGATGAAGCCCTAGGTTTCCTGCATCATGTTGGTTCGCCCATAGCCAACTCTCCTCCAGGCAT CTGGCAAAATTTTGGCAGCCCAGTTGATCACAATTCATTCCATGCATATAGTCCGACTATGTCTAGTTTGGGAAGTCTCAGCCCTGGGGGAAGCAATCACTTACCTGGGTTGGCCTCTATTCTTCCCTCCCCCGACTCGAATTCTGCGAAGATCGCCCCTATAGGTAAAGATCCCAGAAGGGTTAACCAAGTAATTACCAAATCTAATACAGCACAaggatctggatatcatcatcCTTTCTCTGTTTATGATCCCAAGTTAAGTTCGAGCTGTGATCCTGTCTCATCATTTGGTGATTCCAAGCTTTCAAGTGATGGAACTCTTTCTGGTCCTCAGTTTCTCTGGGGAAGTCCGACTATCACGTCAGAGAATATAAACTCTTCACCCTGGTCAATGTCATCATTGAAAGGACGTCCATTCCCATCGAGCAAACAAGGAATTGGTTTTCCATATACAAGTCCACATGGCTCGTTTGTTGGTTCAGGTCATCACGTGGGATCTGCTCCATCTGGTATTCAACTAGACAGGCATATTGGATTTTTCCCAGAATCGCCGGAACCATCCTATATAAACCAATCAGCTTTTGGAGTAAAAAATTATGGTCGCAACTATGGTATTCATGGAGTGCATCTTGGTTCTCCGGTGGCTATGAATAGAGGAATTTCTTTTGCAGGAAACTTTACGGAAAGTGGTTCTCCTAGCTCCCGAATGATTCCACTGTCGAGAAATGGTCGTTTGTATTTTGAGAATGGCTCTTTTGGTGGCATGGGAACTATCGTAAACGACGGACTGTTTGACCGGGCTCGGAATAGAAGGGCTGAGAGTGGTAGCCAGATGGATAATAAAAGGCAGTATCAACTTGATTTGGAAAAGATTATGAATGGTGAAGATACCAGGACCACTTTGATGATTAAAAACATCCCAAACAA ATACACTTCAAAGATGCTACTTACAGCCATCGATGAAACCCACAAGGGTACATATGATTTTCTCTATTTACCGATCGATTTTAAG AATAAGTGCAATGTGGGGTATGCCTTCATAAATATGGTGTCTCCTTCACACATTGTGACTTTCTATGAG GTGTTTAATGGGAAGAAATGGGAAAAGTTCAATAGTGAAAAGATTGCTTCCTTGGCGTATGCAAGAATCCAAGGAAAGGCAGGTCTTGTCTCGCACTTCCAGAATTCGAGTTTAATGAATGAAGACAAACGCTGTCGACCAATTATTTTCCAGTCCGAGGGCCAAGGGACTAGTGACCTG GATTCTTATCCATCTGGCAACTTGAATGTTTTTATACGTCAGCCAGATGGATCTTATGCTGGAGATTCCCTCGACAGCCCAAAGGACGATTCAGACGAGAAGCTGTGGCACCTTAAATCTGTTGGTGAAGTTGCAGATTTTCAATAG
- the LOC140812811 gene encoding protein MEI2-like 2 isoform X2 — translation MMFLQEVISMEKQLKNSVPGPKLPLSPTSSKEKYPWILSSGADVYHASSDASLFSTSLPVIRHETFKFSESEQSDLPNDDGFPSLSKVRMGDEDRDPLEDVEPNAIGSVLPGDEDELFAGLMDDFDLSGLPTQLEDLDDDFFESGGGLEIESESHESLLNGISRLSTSDVTSGISAAHYGLANGVGTVSGEHPFGEHPSRTLFVRNINSNVEDSELKALFEHFGDIRTLYTACKHRGFVMISYYDIRAARTAMRSLQNKPLRRRKLDIHFSIPKDNPSEKDVNQGTLVVFNLDASVSNDDLLQIFGAYGEIKEIRETPHKRHHKFIEFYDVRDADAALKGLNRIDIAGKRIKLEPSRPGGARRSLIQQLSQEPDQDEALGFLHHVGSPIANSPPGIWQNFGSPVDHNSFHAYSPTMSSLGSLSPGGSNHLPGLASILPSPDSNSAKIAPIGKDPRRVNQVITKSNTAQGSGYHHPFSVYDPKLSSSCDPVSSFGDSKLSSDGTLSGPQFLWGSPTITSENINSSPWSMSSLKGRPFPSSKQGIGFPYTSPHGSFVGSGHHVGSAPSGIQLDRHIGFFPESPEPSYINQSAFGVKNYGRNYGIHGVHLGSPVAMNRGISFAGNFTESGSPSSRMIPLSRNGRLYFENGSFGGMGTIVNDGLFDRARNRRAESGSQMDNKRQYQLDLEKIMNGEDTRTTLMIKNIPNKYTSKMLLTAIDETHKGTYDFLYLPIDFKNKCNVGYAFINMVSPSHIVTFYEVFNGKKWEKFNSEKIASLAYARIQGKAGLVSHFQNSSLMNEDKRCRPIIFQSEGQGTSDLDSYPSGNLNVFIRQPDGSYAGDSLDSPKDDSDEKLWHLKSVGEVADFQ, via the exons ATGATGTTTCTGCAGGAAGTGATTTCAATGGAGAAACAGTTGAAAAATTCTGTTCCTG GTCCTAAACTTCCACTATCACCAACTTCTTCGAAAGAGAAATATCCATGGATTCTTTCCAGTGGGGCTGATGTATATCACGCATCTAGTGATGCTAGCTTGTTTTCTACCTCATTACCTGTCATACGACATGAGACAT TTAAATTTAGTGAATCCGAACAAAGTGACCTACCAAATGATGATGGCTTTCCTAGCCTTAGTAAAGTTCGTATGGGAGATGAAGATAGGGATCCACTTGAAGACGTTGAACCAAATGCAATAGGAAGCGTTCTTCCAGGTGATGAAGATGAACTTTTTGCCGGTCTCATGGATGATTTTGATCTTAGTGGGTTGCCGACTCAACTCGAGGATTTGGACGATGATTTCTTTGAAAGTGGAGGGGGTCTGGAAATAGAATCTGAAAGCCATGAAAGTTTACTCAATGGTATATCAAGGTTATCTACATCTGATGTTACCAGTGGAATCAGTGCTGCTCATTACGGGTTGGCGAATGGCGTGGGAACTGTAAGTGGTGAGCATCCATTTGGAGAGCACCCTTCAAGAACTTTATTTGTTCGAAATATCAACAGTAATGTCGAGGACTCTGAACTTAAGGCTCTGTTTGAG CACTTTGGAGATATCAGAACTCTCTATACTGCATGCAAGCACAGGGGATTTGTGATGATATCTTACTATGACATCAGAGCTGCTCGAACTGCAATGCGTTCATTACAAAACAAGCCCTTGAGACGAAGAAAACTCGATATTCATTTTTCAATTCCAAAG GATAACCCATCAGAAAAGGATGTGAACCAGGGAACTCTGGTTGTGTTCAATTTGGATGCATCTGTGTCCAATGATGATCTTCTCCAAATATTTGGAGCTTATGGGGAAATTAAGGAG ATAAGGGAAACACCACACAAACGACACCACAAGTTTATCGAGTTTTATGATGTTAGAGATGCGGATGCAGCTCTTAAGGGTTTAAATAGAATTGACATTGCTGGGAAGCGCATAAAACTTGAACCTAGCCGACCTGGTGGAGCTCGTCGAAG CTTAATTCAACAGCTGAGTCAAGAGCCGGATCAAGATGAAGCCCTAGGTTTCCTGCATCATGTTGGTTCGCCCATAGCCAACTCTCCTCCAGGCAT CTGGCAAAATTTTGGCAGCCCAGTTGATCACAATTCATTCCATGCATATAGTCCGACTATGTCTAGTTTGGGAAGTCTCAGCCCTGGGGGAAGCAATCACTTACCTGGGTTGGCCTCTATTCTTCCCTCCCCCGACTCGAATTCTGCGAAGATCGCCCCTATAGGTAAAGATCCCAGAAGGGTTAACCAAGTAATTACCAAATCTAATACAGCACAaggatctggatatcatcatcCTTTCTCTGTTTATGATCCCAAGTTAAGTTCGAGCTGTGATCCTGTCTCATCATTTGGTGATTCCAAGCTTTCAAGTGATGGAACTCTTTCTGGTCCTCAGTTTCTCTGGGGAAGTCCGACTATCACGTCAGAGAATATAAACTCTTCACCCTGGTCAATGTCATCATTGAAAGGACGTCCATTCCCATCGAGCAAACAAGGAATTGGTTTTCCATATACAAGTCCACATGGCTCGTTTGTTGGTTCAGGTCATCACGTGGGATCTGCTCCATCTGGTATTCAACTAGACAGGCATATTGGATTTTTCCCAGAATCGCCGGAACCATCCTATATAAACCAATCAGCTTTTGGAGTAAAAAATTATGGTCGCAACTATGGTATTCATGGAGTGCATCTTGGTTCTCCGGTGGCTATGAATAGAGGAATTTCTTTTGCAGGAAACTTTACGGAAAGTGGTTCTCCTAGCTCCCGAATGATTCCACTGTCGAGAAATGGTCGTTTGTATTTTGAGAATGGCTCTTTTGGTGGCATGGGAACTATCGTAAACGACGGACTGTTTGACCGGGCTCGGAATAGAAGGGCTGAGAGTGGTAGCCAGATGGATAATAAAAGGCAGTATCAACTTGATTTGGAAAAGATTATGAATGGTGAAGATACCAGGACCACTTTGATGATTAAAAACATCCCAAACAA ATACACTTCAAAGATGCTACTTACAGCCATCGATGAAACCCACAAGGGTACATATGATTTTCTCTATTTACCGATCGATTTTAAG AATAAGTGCAATGTGGGGTATGCCTTCATAAATATGGTGTCTCCTTCACACATTGTGACTTTCTATGAG GTGTTTAATGGGAAGAAATGGGAAAAGTTCAATAGTGAAAAGATTGCTTCCTTGGCGTATGCAAGAATCCAAGGAAAGGCAGGTCTTGTCTCGCACTTCCAGAATTCGAGTTTAATGAATGAAGACAAACGCTGTCGACCAATTATTTTCCAGTCCGAGGGCCAAGGGACTAGTGACCTG GATTCTTATCCATCTGGCAACTTGAATGTTTTTATACGTCAGCCAGATGGATCTTATGCTGGAGATTCCCTCGACAGCCCAAAGGACGATTCAGACGAGAAGCTGTGGCACCTTAAATCTGTTGGTGAAGTTGCAGATTTTCAATAG
- the LOC140812811 gene encoding protein MEI2-like 2 isoform X3, whose amino-acid sequence MEKQLKNSVPGPKLPLSPTSSKEKYPWILSSGADVYHASSDASLFSTSLPVIRHETFKFSESEQSDLPNDDGFPSLSKVRMGDEDRDPLEDVEPNAIGSVLPGDEDELFAGLMDDFDLSGLPTQLEDLDDDFFESGGGLEIESESHESLLNGISRLSTSDVTSGISAAHYGLANGVGTVSGEHPFGEHPSRTLFVRNINSNVEDSELKALFEHFGDIRTLYTACKHRGFVMISYYDIRAARTAMRSLQNKPLRRRKLDIHFSIPKDNPSEKDVNQGTLVVFNLDASVSNDDLLQIFGAYGEIKEIRETPHKRHHKFIEFYDVRDADAALKGLNRIDIAGKRIKLEPSRPGGARRSLIQQLSQEPDQDEALGFLHHVGSPIANSPPGIWQNFGSPVDHNSFHAYSPTMSSLGSLSPGGSNHLPGLASILPSPDSNSAKIAPIGKDPRRVNQVITKSNTAQGSGYHHPFSVYDPKLSSSCDPVSSFGDSKLSSDGTLSGPQFLWGSPTITSENINSSPWSMSSLKGRPFPSSKQGIGFPYTSPHGSFVGSGHHVGSAPSGIQLDRHIGFFPESPEPSYINQSAFGVKNYGRNYGIHGVHLGSPVAMNRGISFAGNFTESGSPSSRMIPLSRNGRLYFENGSFGGMGTIVNDGLFDRARNRRAESGSQMDNKRQYQLDLEKIMNGEDTRTTLMIKNIPNKYTSKMLLTAIDETHKGTYDFLYLPIDFKNKCNVGYAFINMVSPSHIVTFYEVFNGKKWEKFNSEKIASLAYARIQGKAGLVSHFQNSSLMNEDKRCRPIIFQSEGQGTSDLDSYPSGNLNVFIRQPDGSYAGDSLDSPKDDSDEKLWHLKSVGEVADFQ is encoded by the exons ATGGAGAAACAGTTGAAAAATTCTGTTCCTG GTCCTAAACTTCCACTATCACCAACTTCTTCGAAAGAGAAATATCCATGGATTCTTTCCAGTGGGGCTGATGTATATCACGCATCTAGTGATGCTAGCTTGTTTTCTACCTCATTACCTGTCATACGACATGAGACAT TTAAATTTAGTGAATCCGAACAAAGTGACCTACCAAATGATGATGGCTTTCCTAGCCTTAGTAAAGTTCGTATGGGAGATGAAGATAGGGATCCACTTGAAGACGTTGAACCAAATGCAATAGGAAGCGTTCTTCCAGGTGATGAAGATGAACTTTTTGCCGGTCTCATGGATGATTTTGATCTTAGTGGGTTGCCGACTCAACTCGAGGATTTGGACGATGATTTCTTTGAAAGTGGAGGGGGTCTGGAAATAGAATCTGAAAGCCATGAAAGTTTACTCAATGGTATATCAAGGTTATCTACATCTGATGTTACCAGTGGAATCAGTGCTGCTCATTACGGGTTGGCGAATGGCGTGGGAACTGTAAGTGGTGAGCATCCATTTGGAGAGCACCCTTCAAGAACTTTATTTGTTCGAAATATCAACAGTAATGTCGAGGACTCTGAACTTAAGGCTCTGTTTGAG CACTTTGGAGATATCAGAACTCTCTATACTGCATGCAAGCACAGGGGATTTGTGATGATATCTTACTATGACATCAGAGCTGCTCGAACTGCAATGCGTTCATTACAAAACAAGCCCTTGAGACGAAGAAAACTCGATATTCATTTTTCAATTCCAAAG GATAACCCATCAGAAAAGGATGTGAACCAGGGAACTCTGGTTGTGTTCAATTTGGATGCATCTGTGTCCAATGATGATCTTCTCCAAATATTTGGAGCTTATGGGGAAATTAAGGAG ATAAGGGAAACACCACACAAACGACACCACAAGTTTATCGAGTTTTATGATGTTAGAGATGCGGATGCAGCTCTTAAGGGTTTAAATAGAATTGACATTGCTGGGAAGCGCATAAAACTTGAACCTAGCCGACCTGGTGGAGCTCGTCGAAG CTTAATTCAACAGCTGAGTCAAGAGCCGGATCAAGATGAAGCCCTAGGTTTCCTGCATCATGTTGGTTCGCCCATAGCCAACTCTCCTCCAGGCAT CTGGCAAAATTTTGGCAGCCCAGTTGATCACAATTCATTCCATGCATATAGTCCGACTATGTCTAGTTTGGGAAGTCTCAGCCCTGGGGGAAGCAATCACTTACCTGGGTTGGCCTCTATTCTTCCCTCCCCCGACTCGAATTCTGCGAAGATCGCCCCTATAGGTAAAGATCCCAGAAGGGTTAACCAAGTAATTACCAAATCTAATACAGCACAaggatctggatatcatcatcCTTTCTCTGTTTATGATCCCAAGTTAAGTTCGAGCTGTGATCCTGTCTCATCATTTGGTGATTCCAAGCTTTCAAGTGATGGAACTCTTTCTGGTCCTCAGTTTCTCTGGGGAAGTCCGACTATCACGTCAGAGAATATAAACTCTTCACCCTGGTCAATGTCATCATTGAAAGGACGTCCATTCCCATCGAGCAAACAAGGAATTGGTTTTCCATATACAAGTCCACATGGCTCGTTTGTTGGTTCAGGTCATCACGTGGGATCTGCTCCATCTGGTATTCAACTAGACAGGCATATTGGATTTTTCCCAGAATCGCCGGAACCATCCTATATAAACCAATCAGCTTTTGGAGTAAAAAATTATGGTCGCAACTATGGTATTCATGGAGTGCATCTTGGTTCTCCGGTGGCTATGAATAGAGGAATTTCTTTTGCAGGAAACTTTACGGAAAGTGGTTCTCCTAGCTCCCGAATGATTCCACTGTCGAGAAATGGTCGTTTGTATTTTGAGAATGGCTCTTTTGGTGGCATGGGAACTATCGTAAACGACGGACTGTTTGACCGGGCTCGGAATAGAAGGGCTGAGAGTGGTAGCCAGATGGATAATAAAAGGCAGTATCAACTTGATTTGGAAAAGATTATGAATGGTGAAGATACCAGGACCACTTTGATGATTAAAAACATCCCAAACAA ATACACTTCAAAGATGCTACTTACAGCCATCGATGAAACCCACAAGGGTACATATGATTTTCTCTATTTACCGATCGATTTTAAG AATAAGTGCAATGTGGGGTATGCCTTCATAAATATGGTGTCTCCTTCACACATTGTGACTTTCTATGAG GTGTTTAATGGGAAGAAATGGGAAAAGTTCAATAGTGAAAAGATTGCTTCCTTGGCGTATGCAAGAATCCAAGGAAAGGCAGGTCTTGTCTCGCACTTCCAGAATTCGAGTTTAATGAATGAAGACAAACGCTGTCGACCAATTATTTTCCAGTCCGAGGGCCAAGGGACTAGTGACCTG GATTCTTATCCATCTGGCAACTTGAATGTTTTTATACGTCAGCCAGATGGATCTTATGCTGGAGATTCCCTCGACAGCCCAAAGGACGATTCAGACGAGAAGCTGTGGCACCTTAAATCTGTTGGTGAAGTTGCAGATTTTCAATAG